One Kitasatospora sp. MAP12-44 DNA segment encodes these proteins:
- the galT gene encoding galactose-1-phosphate uridylyltransferase has translation MRKTTTKLADGRELIYYDRDEAVLRDAPDRRPLGQATSLAEIRRDPVLGDWVTVAAHRQGRIYHPPADECPLCPSQDGRLSEIPAADYDVVVFENRFPSLATDAAAHVPGLDEPLHLGRPGVGRCEVVCYTSDHDASFKNLTEAKARLVLDAWTDRTAELSALPGVQQVFCFENRGIEIGVTLAHPHGQIYAFPFVTPRTTKMLATAAEHRANTGRNLFEDLLAAEAVDPVRVVAAGEYWTAFVPYAARWPYEVHLYPNRRVADLTALTEAERAEFPRIYLDLLGRFDRLFGDQAPPTPYIAAWHQAPRPGGEELALHLELFSIRRTVGKLKFLAGVESGMDAFVNDVSPEAAAQRLREVAP, from the coding sequence GTGCGGAAGACCACGACCAAGCTGGCGGACGGTCGCGAGCTGATCTACTACGACAGGGACGAGGCCGTCCTGCGGGATGCCCCGGACCGGCGTCCCCTGGGCCAGGCCACGAGCCTTGCCGAGATCCGCCGTGACCCGGTGCTCGGTGACTGGGTCACCGTGGCGGCCCACCGGCAGGGCCGGATCTACCACCCCCCTGCCGACGAGTGCCCGCTCTGTCCCTCCCAGGACGGCCGGCTCAGCGAGATCCCGGCCGCCGACTACGACGTGGTGGTCTTCGAGAACCGCTTCCCGTCGCTGGCCACCGACGCGGCCGCCCATGTGCCGGGCCTGGACGAGCCGCTGCACCTGGGCCGTCCGGGCGTCGGCCGCTGCGAGGTGGTCTGCTACACCTCGGACCACGACGCCTCGTTCAAGAACCTGACCGAGGCCAAGGCCCGCCTGGTGCTGGACGCCTGGACGGACAGGACGGCCGAGTTGTCGGCCCTCCCGGGCGTCCAGCAGGTCTTCTGCTTCGAGAACCGCGGCATCGAGATCGGGGTGACGCTGGCTCACCCGCACGGTCAGATCTACGCCTTCCCCTTCGTCACCCCGCGCACCACCAAGATGCTGGCCACCGCCGCCGAGCACCGCGCGAACACCGGCCGCAACCTCTTCGAGGACCTGCTCGCCGCCGAGGCGGTCGACCCCGTACGGGTGGTGGCCGCCGGCGAGTACTGGACGGCGTTCGTGCCGTACGCCGCCCGCTGGCCGTACGAGGTGCACCTCTACCCCAACCGCCGGGTGGCCGACCTGACCGCGCTGACCGAGGCCGAGCGCGCCGAGTTCCCGCGGATCTACCTGGATCTGCTGGGCCGCTTCGACCGGCTCTTCGGCGACCAGGCCCCGCCGACCCCGTACATCGCGGCCTGGCACCAGGCTCCCCGGCCGGGTGGGGAGGAGCTGGCACTGCATCTGGAGCTGTTCTCGATCCGTCGTACCGTAGGCAAGCTGAAGTTCCTGGCCGGCGTCGAGTCCGGCATGGACGCGTTCGTCAACGATGTGTCGCCCGAAGCGGCGGCGCAGCGCCTGCGGGAGGTTGCACCATGA
- the galE gene encoding UDP-glucose 4-epimerase GalE, whose product MSKYLVTGGAGYVGSVVAAHLLEAGHQVTVLDDLCTGFREGVPAGAEFVRGRIQDAADVLDSSFDGVLHFAASSQVGESVADPEKYWRNNVAGSLELISAMRKAGVRKLVFSSTAAVYGEPESVPIAETARTSPTNTYGATKLAVDHLITSEAIAHGLAAVSLRYFNVAGAYGVYGERHDPESHLIPLVFQAALGQRPHISVFGDDYPTPDGTCIRDYIHVADLAEAHLLALDAAQSGEHLICNLGNGSGFSVREVIESVKRVTGREIPVVFAERRPGDPAVLVASAERAHRALGWTPKRPDLDAIVADAWAFATTKD is encoded by the coding sequence ATGAGCAAGTACCTGGTCACCGGCGGAGCCGGTTATGTCGGCAGCGTCGTCGCCGCCCACCTGCTGGAGGCCGGGCACCAGGTCACCGTGCTGGACGACCTCTGCACGGGCTTCCGTGAGGGTGTCCCGGCCGGTGCGGAGTTCGTCCGCGGCCGGATCCAGGACGCCGCGGACGTGCTGGACTCCTCCTTCGACGGGGTGCTGCACTTCGCCGCCTCCTCGCAGGTCGGTGAGTCGGTCGCCGACCCGGAGAAGTACTGGCGCAACAACGTGGCCGGTTCGCTGGAGCTGATCAGCGCGATGCGCAAGGCCGGCGTGCGCAAGCTGGTCTTCTCCTCCACCGCCGCCGTCTACGGCGAGCCGGAGTCGGTGCCGATCGCGGAGACCGCGCGCACCTCGCCCACCAACACCTACGGCGCCACCAAGCTGGCCGTCGACCACCTGATCACCAGTGAGGCGATCGCGCACGGCCTGGCCGCGGTCAGCCTGCGCTACTTCAACGTCGCGGGCGCCTACGGCGTCTACGGCGAGCGGCACGACCCCGAGTCGCACCTGATCCCGCTGGTCTTCCAGGCCGCGCTCGGACAGCGCCCGCACATCTCGGTCTTCGGGGACGACTACCCGACCCCCGACGGCACCTGCATCCGCGACTACATCCACGTCGCCGACCTCGCCGAGGCCCACCTGCTGGCGCTGGACGCCGCGCAGTCCGGCGAGCACCTGATCTGCAACCTGGGCAACGGCAGCGGCTTCTCGGTCCGCGAGGTGATCGAGTCGGTCAAGCGGGTGACCGGCCGGGAGATCCCAGTGGTCTTCGCCGAGCGCCGCCCGGGGGACCCGGCGGTGCTGGTCGCCTCCGCCGAGCGCGCCCACCGCGCACTGGGCTGGACGCCCAAGCGCCCCGACCTGGACGCCATCGTGGCGGACGCCTGGGCCTTCGCGACGACGAAGGACTGA
- a CDS encoding WXG100 family type VII secretion target — MAQEPESSSGGGCTNFEAMSHEQLLAMVKNAKPAEMTARGDALNAAATTLQQISNDLHSHIGRLEWSGPASDAFMGWATQVSSATLQLSEYAGTAGSNIKTAGVTLAGVQGAGGIPPLPTADIATVNKRNAQPVTFLPDDQMKLNDFTWVSALDASAAQTRINSAHQEAIHQMTVLGQSYDLSTSQIGATTPPLFPPTPLAVMPPAPKSVDQSTDVSFGGPGGGGSSGRQGSSSGSRKTVASPPGHGGEVSVPPPPSGGIYRGAPGPVPTPPISTHPAPGPVSPAPVVPVQPPSTGIDSGPATPTLPPPSGPTAGAPTAGAPGFAGGGSVGFGYPGLGGGGSIGGSSSGTYGSGGYGGGRLPGGSIGGGSSGGGGGAIAGDEGISGGLSRPSAPSGRSQLGANAFGADEAAGSGASGGMGGGMGGRMPGGTGGLGGRGSTGGPGRGRGLTSTEGGEVGGSSSPAPGGEFTPGGTGLRTRAGVDPEAAERTAGPGGYMPGGSHGSGKKSKDRRGRAAYLVEDEETWTAGTPESNPNVIE, encoded by the coding sequence ATGGCCCAGGAACCCGAGAGCAGCAGCGGGGGAGGCTGCACCAACTTCGAAGCCATGAGCCACGAGCAGCTCCTGGCGATGGTGAAGAACGCCAAGCCCGCCGAGATGACCGCCCGAGGTGACGCGCTCAACGCGGCGGCGACCACCCTGCAGCAGATCAGCAACGATCTGCACAGCCACATAGGGCGCCTGGAGTGGTCGGGCCCGGCGAGTGACGCCTTCATGGGGTGGGCGACCCAGGTCTCCTCGGCCACCCTGCAGCTCAGCGAGTACGCGGGCACGGCCGGCAGCAACATCAAGACCGCCGGGGTGACGCTGGCCGGTGTCCAGGGGGCAGGGGGGATTCCTCCGCTCCCGACTGCTGACATCGCGACGGTCAACAAGCGCAACGCGCAGCCCGTCACCTTCCTGCCGGACGACCAGATGAAGCTGAACGACTTCACCTGGGTCTCGGCCCTGGACGCCTCGGCCGCGCAGACGCGCATCAACAGCGCGCACCAGGAGGCCATCCATCAGATGACCGTCCTGGGGCAGTCATACGACCTGTCGACGAGCCAGATCGGCGCGACCACGCCGCCGTTGTTCCCGCCGACGCCGCTGGCGGTCATGCCGCCCGCTCCGAAGTCCGTCGATCAATCTACTGATGTCTCGTTCGGCGGTCCGGGGGGTGGCGGCTCCTCCGGGAGGCAAGGGTCCAGCTCGGGCAGCCGCAAGACCGTTGCAAGTCCTCCCGGCCACGGCGGCGAGGTATCGGTGCCCCCACCACCCTCGGGGGGCATCTACCGGGGAGCTCCGGGTCCGGTGCCGACGCCACCGATCAGTACCCACCCGGCGCCTGGCCCGGTCAGCCCTGCTCCGGTGGTGCCCGTCCAGCCCCCTAGCACCGGGATCGACAGCGGTCCGGCGACGCCGACGCTTCCGCCGCCCAGTGGTCCGACGGCTGGTGCACCCACGGCGGGTGCGCCCGGTTTTGCCGGTGGTGGCTCTGTCGGATTCGGCTACCCCGGTCTCGGTGGTGGCGGCAGCATCGGCGGTAGCAGCAGCGGAACTTACGGCTCCGGAGGCTATGGCGGTGGCCGCTTGCCTGGCGGGTCCATCGGTGGTGGCAGCAGCGGGGGTGGCGGTGGTGCGATTGCGGGTGACGAGGGAATTTCCGGCGGCCTGAGCCGTCCCAGCGCCCCGTCGGGTCGCAGCCAGCTCGGCGCCAACGCCTTCGGCGCGGATGAGGCAGCTGGTAGCGGTGCGAGCGGGGGCATGGGTGGCGGTATGGGTGGACGTATGCCCGGTGGTACCGGTGGTTTGGGGGGCCGGGGCTCTACCGGTGGCCCTGGCCGTGGTCGTGGTCTGACGTCCACCGAGGGTGGTGAGGTCGGCGGGAGCAGCAGTCCTGCACCGGGCGGTGAGTTCACGCCTGGCGGTACCGGGTTGCGGACCCGGGCCGGCGTCGACCCCGAAGCTGCGGAGCGGACGGCGGGCCCCGGCGGCTATATGCCAGGCGGGTCTCACGGTAGCGGCAAGAAGAGTAAGGACCGGCGCGGGCGGGCGGCTTATCTCGTCGAGGACGAGGAGACCTGGACCGCTGGTACTCCGGAGAGCAACCCGAACGTGATTGAGTAA
- a CDS encoding MFS transporter, translating to MANDVAPVVSGGERQVGLGKVAAAAFVGTAIEFYDFFLYGMAAALVFGREFFPVLGPAGSVLAALSVYAVAFVGRPVGAVLFGHFGDRVGRKAVLVVSLLLMGLSTAAVGLLPGYAHWGIWAPVALVVLRFCQGLGLGGEWGGAALLLAEYAPAGKRGRYAGVLQLGPSAGSVVATTVFLALSAGLSESAFASWGWRLPFLGSLLLVGVGLFVRLQIAETPVFAQCAAQSQAQSRSTATVTAAGPVPVPVLEVLRDHWRVVLLGSGALSFGYALFYLSSTYALAYTTGQLGVDRTLMLTLHLLAAPAGALAVWLAAGGSDRWGRRRTVLAGTVLGAGWSLAVFPLLETLRTTLMLFSLAGTGVLLGVLIGPVGAFLPELFPTRVRYTGAALTYNLGGVVGGATAPLLAARLTATYGTATPVGWYLAGLGVASAACLCALPETCGRDLTADRVPDAGRASVPLASGGSAA from the coding sequence ATGGCGAATGACGTGGCGCCCGTGGTGTCGGGCGGTGAGCGGCAGGTCGGGCTGGGGAAGGTGGCGGCGGCTGCCTTTGTCGGGACGGCGATCGAGTTCTACGACTTCTTCCTCTACGGGATGGCGGCGGCGCTGGTCTTCGGGCGCGAGTTCTTTCCGGTGCTCGGTCCGGCCGGGTCCGTGCTCGCGGCGCTCTCGGTGTACGCGGTGGCGTTCGTCGGGCGGCCGGTGGGGGCGGTGCTGTTCGGGCATTTCGGGGACCGGGTGGGGCGCAAGGCCGTGCTGGTCGTGTCGCTGCTGCTGATGGGGCTCTCCACGGCGGCGGTCGGGCTGCTGCCGGGGTATGCGCACTGGGGGATCTGGGCACCGGTGGCGCTGGTGGTGCTGCGGTTCTGCCAGGGGCTGGGGTTGGGCGGCGAGTGGGGCGGTGCCGCGCTGCTGCTGGCGGAGTACGCACCGGCGGGCAAGCGCGGGAGGTATGCCGGGGTGCTCCAACTCGGGCCGAGCGCAGGGTCGGTGGTGGCCACCACGGTCTTCCTCGCGCTGTCCGCGGGCCTCAGCGAGAGCGCGTTCGCATCGTGGGGGTGGCGACTTCCGTTCCTGGGGTCGCTGCTGCTGGTGGGGGTGGGGCTCTTCGTGCGGCTGCAGATCGCCGAGACGCCGGTGTTCGCGCAGTGCGCGGCACAGTCGCAGGCCCAGTCGCGGTCGACAGCGACGGTGACCGCGGCGGGGCCGGTGCCGGTACCGGTGCTGGAGGTGCTGCGCGATCACTGGCGGGTGGTGCTGCTGGGCAGCGGGGCGCTGTCGTTCGGCTATGCGCTCTTCTACCTCAGCAGTACCTATGCGCTCGCCTACACCACCGGGCAGTTGGGGGTCGATCGGACGTTGATGCTCACGCTGCACCTGCTCGCGGCGCCGGCCGGGGCGCTGGCGGTCTGGCTCGCCGCCGGTGGGTCGGACCGTTGGGGGCGCCGACGAACGGTGCTGGCGGGGACGGTGCTGGGGGCCGGGTGGTCGCTGGCGGTGTTCCCGCTGCTGGAGACCCTGCGCACGACGCTGATGCTGTTCTCGCTGGCCGGCACGGGGGTGCTGCTCGGGGTGCTGATCGGACCGGTGGGGGCTTTCCTGCCGGAGCTCTTCCCCACCCGGGTGCGGTACACGGGGGCGGCGCTGACCTACAACCTCGGCGGGGTGGTCGGCGGGGCCACCGCGCCGCTGCTGGCGGCCAGGCTGACCGCGACGTACGGGACGGCGACGCCGGTGGGGTGGTACCTCGCGGGGCTCGGGGTGGCCTCGGCGGCCTGCCTGTGCGCGCTGCCGGAGACCTGCGGGCGGGATCTGACGGCGGATCGGGTACCGGACGCCGGCCGCGCCTCCGTCCCGCTGGCGAGCGGAGGTTCAGCGGCGTAG
- a CDS encoding ABC-F family ATP-binding cassette domain-containing protein, which produces MAVNLATIESVTKVYGTRALLDGVSLGVSEGDRIGVVGRNGDGKTTLIRMLALLEEPDKGRITHSGGLQLAVLTQHDSLDPKATIRHEVIADRADHEWLGDARIRDIIQGLFGGLDLPGFPQGLDTVIGPLSGGERRRIALAKLLLGEHDLVVLDEPTNHLDVEGIAWLARHLQNRRSALVCVTHDRWFLDQVCTRMWDVQRGEVREYEGGYSDYVFARAERSRIEATEESKRQNLARKELAWLRRGAPARTAKPRYRIEAANALIADVPEPRDKSELMKFANARLGRTVFELEDVTVKAGPKLLLEQLTWNLGPGDRIGLLGVNGAGKTSLLRAMQAAYDSQGDVQPASGVIKVGKTVRLAYLAQEIAELDPATRVLQAVEQVRSRVDLGKGREMSAGQLCEQFGFSKEKQWTPVGDLSGGERRRLQLLRLLMDEPNVLFLDEPTNDLDIETLNQLEDLLDGWPGSMIVISHDRFFIERTTDTVQALLGDGRMRMLPNGVDEYLERRARIAAAAVPASVPAAASKPVGDTRAAKKELQRIERQITKIDQQERKLHDQLAANAADFSKVAELDAQLRKVKEEKEELELAWMELAEEV; this is translated from the coding sequence GTGGCCGTGAACCTCGCCACCATCGAATCCGTGACGAAGGTCTACGGCACCCGAGCCCTTCTCGACGGGGTCAGCCTCGGCGTCAGCGAGGGCGACCGGATCGGCGTCGTCGGCCGCAACGGCGACGGCAAGACCACCCTGATCCGGATGCTCGCCCTGCTGGAGGAGCCCGACAAGGGCCGGATCACCCACTCCGGCGGCCTGCAGCTCGCCGTCCTCACGCAGCACGACTCGCTCGACCCCAAGGCCACCATCCGGCACGAGGTGATCGCCGACCGCGCCGACCACGAGTGGCTGGGAGACGCCCGGATCCGCGACATCATCCAGGGCCTGTTCGGCGGCCTGGACCTGCCCGGCTTCCCGCAGGGCCTGGACACCGTGATCGGCCCGCTCTCCGGTGGCGAGCGCCGCCGGATCGCGCTGGCCAAGCTGCTGCTCGGCGAGCACGACCTGGTCGTCCTGGACGAGCCCACCAACCACCTCGACGTCGAGGGCATCGCCTGGCTGGCCCGGCACCTGCAGAACCGGCGCTCGGCGCTGGTCTGCGTCACCCACGACCGGTGGTTCCTCGACCAGGTCTGCACCCGGATGTGGGACGTCCAGCGCGGCGAGGTCCGCGAGTACGAGGGCGGCTACTCCGACTACGTCTTCGCGCGCGCCGAGCGCTCCCGGATCGAGGCGACCGAGGAGAGCAAGCGGCAGAACCTGGCCCGCAAGGAGCTCGCCTGGCTGCGCCGCGGCGCCCCCGCCCGGACCGCCAAGCCGCGCTACCGGATCGAGGCGGCCAACGCGCTGATCGCCGACGTCCCCGAGCCGCGGGACAAGAGCGAGCTGATGAAGTTCGCCAACGCCCGGCTCGGCCGTACGGTCTTCGAGCTGGAGGACGTCACCGTCAAGGCCGGCCCCAAGCTCCTGCTGGAGCAGCTGACCTGGAACCTCGGCCCCGGCGACCGGATCGGCCTGCTGGGCGTCAACGGCGCCGGCAAGACCTCGCTGCTGCGGGCGATGCAGGCCGCGTACGACTCGCAGGGCGACGTGCAGCCGGCCAGTGGCGTGATCAAGGTCGGGAAGACCGTGCGGCTGGCCTACCTGGCCCAGGAGATCGCCGAACTCGACCCCGCCACGCGGGTGCTGCAGGCCGTCGAGCAGGTCCGCAGCCGGGTCGACCTGGGCAAGGGCCGGGAGATGAGCGCCGGGCAGCTCTGCGAGCAGTTCGGTTTCAGCAAGGAGAAGCAGTGGACGCCGGTTGGCGACCTCTCCGGTGGTGAGCGCCGCCGCCTGCAGCTGCTGCGCCTGCTGATGGACGAGCCCAACGTGCTCTTCCTCGACGAGCCCACCAACGACCTGGACATCGAGACCCTCAACCAGCTGGAGGACCTGCTCGACGGCTGGCCCGGGTCGATGATCGTGATCAGCCACGACCGGTTCTTCATCGAGCGGACCACCGACACCGTGCAGGCGCTGCTCGGCGACGGCCGGATGCGGATGCTGCCGAACGGCGTGGACGAGTACCTGGAGCGGCGGGCGCGGATCGCCGCGGCCGCGGTGCCGGCGTCCGTCCCGGCCGCGGCCTCCAAGCCGGTCGGGGACACCCGGGCGGCGAAGAAGGAGCTCCAGCGGATCGAGCGGCAGATCACCAAGATCGACCAGCAGGAGCGCAAGCTGCACGACCAACTCGCCGCGAACGCGGCGGACTTCTCCAAGGTCGCGGAGCTGGACGCCCAGCTGCGCAAGGTCAAGGAGGAGAAGGAGGAGCTGGAGCTCGCCTGGATGGAGCTGGCCGAGGAGGTCTGA
- the galK gene encoding galactokinase, which yields MTTEFEQVFGAAPTGEWAAPGRVNLIGEHTDYNDGFVLPIAIPQVVRATAARRTDGRLRLYSAQGDGRVTDLVVDELKPGAVAGWAAYPAGVVWALNEYGYQVGGADLYFDSDVPTGGGLSSSAALECVVAAVYRDLYGLELGRQRSALIAQHAENEFVGVPCGVMDQMASSSCTAGAALFLDTRDLAQRQVPFDLASHGLELLVIDTRVKHDLGDGAYAALRAGCERAAALLELPALRELTAAALPAALDRLPAELAPLVRHVVTENARVLQAVALLDAADFAALGPILTAGHASLRDDYGVSCPETDLAVAVALDAGALGARMTGGGFGGSIIALVARERTVQVATAVEAAFAAAGYHAPVSFTATASAGSRRLR from the coding sequence GTGACAACCGAGTTCGAGCAGGTCTTCGGCGCCGCCCCGACCGGGGAGTGGGCGGCGCCCGGCCGGGTCAACCTGATCGGCGAGCACACCGACTACAACGACGGGTTCGTGCTGCCGATCGCCATCCCGCAGGTGGTGCGGGCAACTGCCGCGCGCCGTACGGACGGTCGGCTGCGGCTCTACAGCGCGCAGGGCGACGGGCGGGTCACCGACCTGGTGGTGGACGAGCTCAAGCCCGGCGCGGTGGCCGGCTGGGCGGCCTACCCGGCGGGCGTGGTCTGGGCGTTGAACGAGTACGGCTACCAGGTCGGCGGCGCCGACCTGTACTTCGACAGCGACGTGCCCACCGGCGGCGGCCTCTCCTCCTCGGCCGCGCTGGAGTGCGTGGTGGCCGCGGTCTACCGCGATCTGTACGGCCTCGAACTGGGGCGCCAGCGCTCGGCGCTGATCGCCCAGCACGCGGAGAACGAGTTCGTCGGCGTCCCGTGCGGCGTGATGGACCAGATGGCCTCGTCCTCCTGCACCGCGGGCGCCGCGCTCTTCCTGGACACCAGGGACCTGGCGCAGCGCCAGGTGCCGTTCGACCTGGCGTCGCACGGCCTGGAGCTGCTGGTGATCGACACCCGGGTCAAGCACGACCTCGGGGACGGCGCCTACGCCGCGCTGCGGGCCGGCTGCGAACGGGCTGCCGCCCTGCTGGAGCTGCCCGCCCTGCGCGAGCTGACGGCTGCCGCGCTGCCCGCCGCGCTGGACCGGCTGCCGGCCGAACTCGCCCCGCTGGTACGGCATGTGGTCACCGAGAACGCCCGGGTGCTGCAGGCGGTGGCGCTGCTGGACGCGGCGGACTTCGCCGCGCTCGGCCCGATCCTGACCGCCGGCCACGCCTCGCTGCGCGACGACTACGGGGTCTCCTGCCCCGAGACCGACCTCGCGGTCGCGGTGGCCCTCGATGCCGGGGCACTGGGCGCGCGGATGACCGGTGGCGGCTTCGGCGGCTCGATCATCGCGCTGGTCGCCCGGGAGCGGACCGTCCAGGTGGCCACCGCGGTGGAGGCCGCCTTCGCTGCGGCCGGCTACCACGCGCCGGTCAGCTTCACCGCCACGGCCTCCGCGGGGTCGCGCCGACTGCGCTGA
- a CDS encoding response regulator transcription factor, with product MGVRLVVVDDHRLLAEALAAALQVRGHRVLAVGSPTAAAADLVVQRRPEVCLLGVARPGAPGVFTPIRRLRQERPEVAVVVLGPVDDLRGVANALAAGAAGYVRSDERIEVVDRAISRARAGEAAVAVEVLQAAFEGLLHPVREPDDEALRLLAVLTRREVQVLARIADGQDTQEIATGMGIAASTARTHVQRVLMKLGARTRLEAAAVAARTGLLARLGRDQ from the coding sequence GTGGGCGTGCGGCTCGTGGTGGTCGACGACCACCGGTTGCTGGCGGAAGCGCTGGCCGCAGCTCTGCAGGTGCGCGGCCACCGGGTGCTGGCGGTGGGCAGTCCGACAGCCGCCGCGGCCGATCTGGTGGTGCAGCGGCGCCCGGAGGTCTGCCTGCTCGGCGTGGCCCGCCCGGGTGCGCCGGGGGTGTTCACGCCGATCCGCCGGTTGCGCCAGGAGCGTCCGGAGGTCGCCGTCGTGGTGCTCGGCCCGGTGGACGATCTGCGCGGGGTGGCCAACGCGCTCGCGGCCGGCGCGGCCGGTTATGTGCGCAGCGACGAGCGCATCGAGGTGGTGGATCGCGCGATCAGCCGGGCACGGGCGGGTGAGGCGGCCGTGGCGGTCGAGGTCCTGCAGGCCGCCTTCGAGGGTCTGCTGCACCCGGTGCGCGAGCCCGACGACGAGGCCCTGCGCCTGCTGGCGGTGCTGACCCGCCGCGAGGTGCAGGTGCTGGCGCGGATCGCGGACGGCCAGGACACCCAGGAGATCGCGACCGGCATGGGGATCGCGGCCAGCACGGCCCGCACGCATGTGCAGCGGGTCCTGATGAAGCTGGGCGCGCGCACCAGGTTGGAGGCTGCCGCGGTGGCGGCCCGGACCGGCCTGTTGGCCCGTTTGGGCCGGGACCAATAG
- a CDS encoding S8 family serine peptidase, protein MRRAGTGVRGRRIAALAAVVVGLSVGLAPVAEAADNPRDAEWHLDAMHASDMWNTTTGSGITVAVIDSGADAGLPDLAGQVLPGKDFSGLPGGATTDADGHGTEMASVIAGTGKSFNGKGAYGLAPGAKVLPLRVDSRDGTSGAITLKQVDDAIVYAADNGAQVINISLAVRAVDIGSSDIDALKSAVDHAIGKGSLVVAGAGNSAQQGNPIMYPAAAPGVAAVGATDENGTRTAESQTGPQLALVAPGMDIYSACTGATGYCESHGTSDATALVSASAALVWSLHPGWTGNQVLRVLLNTAGRGSDNAVRNDNVGYGAVRPRIAITTPGDPGPADVNPLVAAGVGVMPSPGSSPAAPVSSSAGSGAPAPVASSPAASTPVAAAPVGSGGASAGSGGSMVLVGGAVAGGVLLGGAAFLVRRARRGVPQG, encoded by the coding sequence ATGCGGCGAGCTGGCACGGGCGTGCGGGGGCGGCGCATCGCTGCGCTGGCAGCGGTGGTCGTCGGACTCAGCGTTGGGCTTGCCCCTGTTGCCGAGGCAGCTGATAATCCGCGTGACGCGGAATGGCATTTGGACGCCATGCACGCCTCGGATATGTGGAATACCACCACCGGCTCCGGAATTACCGTCGCGGTTATCGACAGCGGTGCTGACGCAGGCCTTCCGGACCTGGCAGGACAAGTTCTTCCCGGTAAGGACTTCAGTGGCCTCCCGGGGGGTGCGACGACTGACGCCGACGGCCATGGGACCGAGATGGCCAGCGTGATTGCCGGAACCGGAAAGAGCTTCAATGGCAAGGGGGCCTACGGGCTGGCACCTGGCGCGAAGGTGCTTCCACTAAGGGTCGATTCACGTGACGGAACCAGCGGGGCTATCACGTTGAAGCAGGTCGACGACGCCATCGTTTACGCGGCGGACAACGGGGCTCAGGTTATCAACATCTCCTTGGCGGTCCGTGCCGTCGATATCGGAAGCAGCGATATCGACGCCTTGAAGTCCGCAGTCGATCATGCGATCGGCAAGGGAAGCCTGGTAGTCGCAGGTGCGGGGAACAGCGCGCAGCAGGGAAATCCAATTATGTACCCCGCAGCCGCCCCCGGCGTGGCCGCCGTCGGTGCGACCGACGAGAACGGCACCCGGACCGCCGAGTCCCAGACCGGGCCTCAACTGGCCCTGGTCGCACCCGGGATGGACATCTACAGCGCCTGTACCGGCGCCACCGGCTACTGCGAGAGTCACGGCACGTCGGATGCCACCGCGCTGGTCTCCGCTTCCGCGGCTCTGGTCTGGTCGCTCCACCCCGGTTGGACGGGTAACCAGGTGCTGCGGGTGCTGCTCAACACCGCCGGGCGGGGCAGCGACAACGCGGTGCGCAACGACAACGTCGGGTACGGCGCGGTGCGGCCCCGGATCGCCATCACCACTCCCGGGGACCCCGGGCCCGCTGATGTGAACCCGCTGGTCGCGGCCGGTGTCGGCGTCATGCCGTCGCCCGGTTCCTCGCCCGCCGCCCCGGTGTCGTCCTCCGCCGGTAGCGGCGCGCCGGCTCCGGTGGCTTCGAGTCCGGCGGCTTCGACTCCGGTGGCTGCGGCGCCGGTTGGCTCGGGTGGGGCGTCCGCGGGCTCCGGTGGGTCGATGGTGCTGGTCGGCGGGGCGGTTGCCGGGGGGGTGCTGCTCGGGGGTGCGGCCTTTCTGGTCCGACGCGCGCGTCGGGGTGTGCCGCAGGGCTGA